Proteins encoded together in one Psychrobacter sanguinis window:
- a CDS encoding IS3-like element ISPssp1 family transposase (programmed frameshift), with protein MSKKRVEYSDTFKAEASAKVKENNGNISQTAKELGIPMNTLANWHRKAERGVLAGTQNYNSELIAALDEIKDLKKQLRIAQEEREIPKKGNGVLCQESIAKYAFMQENRLKYCIQRMATVFEVSLSGYYDWLKRGMSKRKQHHNRCELLVKSAHMDTQQSYGHERLHQHLTSQGHDISLYMVRQIKQEHGIYCKRHKRSKVTTDSNHNKPVYPNLLEQQFDVAAPNITWVSDITYIWTNEGWVYLAAFKDLYSKEIVGYALNKRMTADLVCEALNNAIKYKRPARGLIVHSDRGSQYCSHQYRQIIDKYGFAGSMSRKGNCYDNAPIESFWGQLKNELIYHKVYETRDEAIKDVVRYIEIFYDRQRIQKGLGFKSPTQVFQDFYRQAA; from the exons ATGAGTAAGAAAAGAGTAGAATACAGCGACACTTTCAAAGCTGAAGCCAGCGCCAAAGTCAAAGAAAATAACGGCAACATCAGTCAAACGGCTAAAGAACTTGGCATACCCATGAACACACTAGCAAACTGGCATAGGAAGGCTGAAAGAGGCGTACTTGCAGGCACCCAAAATTACAATTCTGAACTCATAGCCGCCTTGGATGAAATCAAAGACCTAAAAAAACAACTAAGAATCGCTCAAGAGGAACGAGAAATTC CTAAAAAAGGCAACGGCGTACTTTGCCAAGAATCAATAGCCAAGTACGCCTTTATGCAAGAGAATCGATTGAAGTACTGCATACAACGTATGGCGACCGTATTTGAAGTCAGCCTATCAGGCTACTATGACTGGCTAAAGCGAGGCATGAGCAAGCGAAAACAGCACCACAATCGCTGTGAGTTACTGGTCAAATCCGCTCATATGGATACACAGCAAAGCTATGGGCATGAACGCTTGCATCAGCATTTAACCAGCCAAGGACACGACATCAGCCTGTACATGGTTCGGCAAATCAAGCAAGAACATGGTATTTACTGCAAACGCCACAAGCGATCTAAGGTGACTACTGACTCAAATCATAATAAGCCTGTGTATCCAAACTTGTTAGAACAGCAGTTTGACGTGGCAGCACCCAATATCACTTGGGTTAGCGATATTACCTATATTTGGACCAATGAAGGCTGGGTGTACTTGGCAGCGTTCAAAGACTTGTACAGCAAAGAGATTGTGGGATATGCTCTAAATAAGCGTATGACCGCTGATTTGGTTTGTGAGGCTTTAAACAATGCCATTAAGTACAAACGCCCTGCTCGGGGCTTAATCGTGCATTCTGACAGGGGTAGTCAGTATTGTAGCCATCAATACCGCCAAATCATCGACAAGTATGGTTTTGCTGGCTCTATGAGCCGAAAAGGCAATTGCTACGATAACGCCCCGATTGAAAGCTTCTGGGGTCAGTTAAAAAACGAGCTGATTTATCACAAAGTCTATGAGACTCGTGATGAAGCCATTAAGGATGTGGTTAGATATATTGAGATTTTTTACGACCGTCAACGAATACAAAAAGGGTTAGGATTTAAGTCACCTACTCAAGTATTCCAAGACTTTTACCGTCAGGCTGCCTGA